A genome region from bacterium includes the following:
- a CDS encoding adenosine-specific kinase — protein sequence MQIHVVPVENPDGLNVILGQSHFIKTVEDLHEALVGTVPGIRFGAAFCEASGPRLIRTTGTDPALVDLATRNIQAIGCGHAFLVVLGNAYPVNVLDAVRRVPEVCRIYCATANPLEVIVAETEQGRGVLGVVDGAPPLGVEGPDDVAARHGLLRKIGYKL from the coding sequence ATGCAGATCCACGTCGTACCGGTCGAGAACCCCGACGGCCTCAACGTTATTCTTGGTCAGTCACATTTCATCAAGACGGTCGAGGATCTGCACGAAGCGTTGGTCGGAACGGTGCCGGGGATTCGGTTTGGTGCCGCGTTTTGCGAAGCGAGCGGTCCGCGGCTCATCCGGACCACCGGGACCGATCCCGCGCTCGTCGACCTCGCCACACGCAACATCCAGGCGATCGGGTGCGGCCACGCCTTCCTGGTTGTGCTCGGGAACGCGTACCCGGTCAACGTGCTCGACGCCGTGCGCCGGGTTCCGGAGGTCTGCCGGATCTACTGCGCGACCGCCAACCCGCTGGAGGTGATCGTCGCGGAAACCGAACAGGGACGCGGCGTGCTCGGCGTCGTCGACGGCGCGCCTCCGCTTGGCGTCGAGGGACCGGACGACGTGGCCGCGCGCCACGGATTGCTCCGGAAGATCGGCTACAAACTGTGA
- a CDS encoding molybdopterin-guanine dinucleotide biosynthesis protein MobB, with amino-acid sequence MQLTEALDLLLAHVSPLSVERVAVWNACGRVASEDVVAPSPVPHFRRAAMDGYVCHEADLRAASLEHPVRLRITGAAAMGGLPGAGPARGEAWTITTGGPMPARGDRVVPLEVVRPDRDFVQIDRPVAVRRNIAEPGEDIRAGTQLVTAGNVITAEAAAALAAAGVREVGVRRRLRAGIVATGTELVELRGDTGPLPPGRVFNSNSVALCGALETLGCVVEYRGIVPDEPAALRASFAALINEYDVVISTGGVSVGQHDAVHRTWLDLGARRIVGRVELKPGGPFFAARLDDQWAIGLSGTPVACLAAFHLLARPMLLQLQGRRHTVRPLRMAALVKPFLRATDRQRALWARLREPDGEDPEVELLHGEEPGTYASLLDANALALIAPDTPPLPAASRVPVLLLDRAENRNRLVVPRVAPPPALIGVIGASGSGKTTVLSGVLRRLTARGVKAVAVKHAAHGFAIDRQDSDSARFRDAGALITVIAGPDETALRIAAGMAEPDRLARLAAAAAQAAWGTAPDCILMEGFHHPDRPVIQVGPPKPGAAFAEVWASVPAVAELDAGRLEAEIARVADIVCDRLAVT; translated from the coding sequence ATGCAACTGACCGAAGCCCTTGATCTGCTGCTGGCGCACGTGTCTCCGCTGTCCGTCGAACGTGTCGCGGTGTGGAACGCGTGTGGCCGCGTGGCGTCCGAAGACGTCGTGGCCCCCTCCCCGGTACCGCACTTCCGACGCGCGGCCATGGACGGCTATGTGTGCCATGAGGCGGATCTGCGAGCGGCCTCACTGGAACACCCTGTCCGGCTTCGCATCACCGGCGCGGCCGCGATGGGTGGTCTTCCCGGAGCCGGGCCCGCGCGAGGCGAAGCCTGGACGATCACGACCGGCGGGCCCATGCCGGCGCGCGGCGACCGGGTCGTACCCCTTGAAGTAGTCCGACCGGACCGCGATTTCGTTCAGATCGATCGCCCGGTGGCGGTCCGGCGAAACATCGCGGAGCCCGGCGAGGATATCCGCGCCGGCACCCAGTTGGTGACCGCCGGCAATGTCATCACCGCGGAGGCCGCCGCGGCCCTCGCGGCGGCGGGCGTACGCGAGGTCGGCGTGCGGCGGCGGCTGCGCGCCGGGATCGTCGCGACCGGCACCGAGCTTGTGGAACTCAGAGGCGACACGGGGCCGCTTCCGCCTGGCCGGGTGTTCAACAGCAACTCGGTCGCCCTCTGCGGCGCGCTCGAAACCCTGGGGTGCGTGGTCGAATACCGGGGCATCGTGCCGGACGAGCCCGCGGCGCTGCGGGCGTCGTTTGCTGCGCTGATCAACGAGTATGACGTCGTGATCTCGACCGGCGGGGTCTCTGTCGGTCAGCACGACGCGGTCCACCGGACCTGGCTCGATTTGGGCGCGCGCCGAATCGTGGGTCGGGTCGAACTCAAACCGGGCGGGCCATTTTTCGCGGCACGCCTGGACGACCAATGGGCAATCGGCCTCTCGGGCACGCCGGTCGCCTGCTTGGCCGCCTTCCATCTGCTCGCCCGACCGATGCTCCTACAGCTTCAAGGACGGCGCCACACCGTGCGGCCACTCCGCATGGCCGCGCTCGTCAAGCCGTTCCTGCGCGCGACGGATCGTCAGCGCGCGCTGTGGGCACGGCTGCGCGAGCCCGATGGCGAGGACCCCGAGGTCGAGCTGCTGCACGGCGAGGAACCGGGCACCTACGCGTCGCTCCTTGACGCGAACGCGCTCGCCCTGATCGCGCCCGACACACCTCCCCTGCCCGCAGCGTCGCGCGTTCCAGTGCTGCTACTCGACCGCGCAGAGAATCGCAACCGCTTAGTCGTCCCCCGCGTGGCGCCGCCGCCGGCCCTCATCGGCGTCATCGGCGCGTCGGGAAGCGGTAAGACGACCGTGCTCAGCGGCGTCCTCCGTCGCCTCACCGCTCGGGGAGTCAAGGCCGTTGCCGTCAAGCACGCCGCCCATGGCTTCGCGATCGACCGCCAGGACAGCGACAGCGCGCGGTTCCGTGACGCCGGGGCCCTCATCACCGTCATCGCGGGGCCCGACGAAACAGCGCTCAGGATCGCGGCCGGGATGGCCGAACCCGACCGACTCGCTCGACTCGCGGCCGCGGCCGCGCAAGCGGCCTGGGGAACGGCGCCCGACTGCATCTTGATGGAGGGATTCCATCATCCCGACCGCCCGGTCATCCAGGTGGGCCCACCGAAGCCGGGCGCCGCATTCGCCGAGGTTTGGGCATCGGTGCCCGCGGTCGCCGAACTGGACGCCGGACGGCTGGAGGCGGAGATCGCGCGGGTGGCGGACATCGTGTGCGACCGCCTCGCTGTCACGTAG
- the nrfD gene encoding NrfD/PsrC family molybdoenzyme membrane anchor subunit: MAEHFVQPPQWEWYILGYFFLAGLTGSLYALATMLRLWGGPEDEATARAGFLIAFPVAIVCPVLLTLDLGTPLRFWHMLIATTPGQGGLMFKYWSPMSVGSWALLVYGVFTFVSFVAELGAAGWGRSPAGRVFSGVGAALGLFVASYTGVLLSVSNQPVWSDTWALGGLFLASGLTAAAALLAVCAPRPRGNAATDGRLGRVDVYFALLELMWIVLFFLGLNGAGTLSRLMGTPWLVLWLLVALGIAVPLVGGTGARRAAFVSMLAAAVVLAGTLALRAVVIFGAQV, encoded by the coding sequence ATGGCGGAGCACTTCGTCCAGCCGCCGCAGTGGGAGTGGTACATTCTCGGGTACTTCTTCCTCGCCGGGTTGACGGGGAGCCTGTACGCGCTGGCGACGATGCTGCGCTTGTGGGGCGGCCCGGAGGACGAGGCAACGGCACGCGCCGGATTCCTGATCGCGTTCCCGGTCGCTATCGTGTGCCCGGTGCTGCTCACGCTCGATCTCGGCACGCCGCTGCGCTTCTGGCACATGCTCATCGCCACCACGCCGGGGCAGGGCGGCCTCATGTTCAAGTATTGGTCGCCGATGTCGGTCGGGTCGTGGGCGCTTCTGGTGTACGGCGTGTTCACCTTCGTGTCGTTCGTGGCGGAACTCGGCGCCGCCGGTTGGGGGCGATCCCCGGCGGGGCGCGTGTTCAGCGGGGTCGGCGCCGCACTGGGGCTGTTCGTGGCATCCTATACCGGCGTGTTGCTCAGCGTCTCCAACCAGCCCGTGTGGAGCGACACCTGGGCGCTCGGCGGGTTGTTCCTCGCGTCGGGGTTGACGGCGGCCGCGGCGCTCCTCGCCGTGTGCGCGCCACGGCCGCGTGGGAATGCGGCCACCGACGGCCGGTTGGGGCGCGTCGATGTCTACTTCGCCTTGCTGGAACTCATGTGGATCGTCCTGTTTTTCCTCGGACTCAACGGAGCCGGTACGCTGTCCCGCTTGATGGGGACGCCCTGGCTCGTGCTCTGGCTGCTGGTGGCGCTGGGGATTGCCGTGCCGCTGGTCGGTGGGACGGGGGCGCGCCGCGCGGCATTCGTGAGCATGCTGGCCGCCGCGGTCGTGCTGGCGGGGACGCTAGCCCTCCGCGCGGTCGTGATCTTCGGCGCCCAGGTCTAG
- the rpiA gene encoding ribose-5-phosphate isomerase RpiA: MTTAATDPRDRFKEAAALRAVSDEVRDGMVVGLGTGSTVAFVLRELGRLVQERGWRLRGVPTSERTATEARRLGIALTTLDDTPDIVLDGADQVDPALHLVKGGGGAHVREKVVALSARRVAIVADFTKSVERLRGPIPLEVLPFALPWVLRALPNRIPGCVPAVRLRDGQPARSDNGNLLVDLACGPLDDPGAVAAALDGVSGVVDHGLFIGVADVVYLAGPEGLRRMEAVRRTP, translated from the coding sequence GTGACGACGGCGGCGACCGATCCCCGCGATCGCTTCAAGGAAGCGGCGGCGCTCCGGGCGGTCTCGGACGAGGTGCGCGACGGTATGGTCGTCGGGCTCGGCACCGGATCCACGGTCGCGTTCGTCCTCCGTGAACTCGGGCGGCTGGTCCAGGAGCGGGGATGGCGGCTGCGGGGCGTGCCGACGTCGGAGCGCACTGCGACCGAGGCCCGGCGTCTGGGGATCGCGCTCACGACGCTCGACGACACTCCCGACATCGTGCTGGACGGCGCGGATCAGGTCGACCCCGCGCTCCACCTCGTGAAGGGCGGGGGCGGCGCCCACGTCCGTGAGAAGGTGGTGGCGCTCTCCGCGCGCCGCGTCGCGATCGTGGCCGATTTCACGAAGTCGGTCGAGCGCCTGCGCGGACCGATCCCACTGGAGGTCCTGCCGTTCGCCCTGCCGTGGGTACTGCGCGCGCTCCCAAACCGGATCCCGGGCTGCGTTCCAGCGGTCCGCCTGCGGGATGGGCAGCCGGCGCGGTCCGACAACGGGAACCTGCTGGTGGATCTTGCCTGCGGCCCACTCGACGATCCCGGCGCGGTCGCCGCCGCACTCGACGGCGTATCCGGCGTCGTTGACCACGGACTGTTCATCGGTGTGGCCGACGTCGTCTACCTGGCTGGCCCCGAGGGACTGAGACGCATGGAGGCCGTGCGCCGGACCCCATGA
- a CDS encoding Fur family transcriptional regulator, giving the protein MGRFLADQAAAEFRARGLKVTAQRMAVFGALERAVGHPTAEELHGDVREAVPGFALKTVYAILRELSTLGFVETLPLPSGAMRWETNTTPHAHFVCNGCGRIIDLPIDPMTLLSLAQRTSRRLRMLRPHLLVRGRCDRCSRS; this is encoded by the coding sequence ATGGGACGGTTCTTGGCAGATCAAGCCGCCGCGGAGTTCCGGGCCCGGGGGCTCAAGGTTACGGCGCAACGAATGGCGGTGTTCGGCGCGCTCGAACGGGCGGTCGGGCATCCGACGGCCGAGGAACTGCACGGGGACGTGCGCGAAGCCGTACCCGGCTTCGCGCTCAAGACGGTCTACGCGATTCTGCGCGAACTCTCCACGCTCGGGTTTGTCGAAACCCTTCCGCTTCCCTCCGGCGCGATGCGCTGGGAAACCAACACCACGCCGCACGCCCATTTTGTGTGCAACGGCTGCGGCCGCATCATTGACCTGCCGATCGATCCGATGACGTTGCTCTCCCTCGCGCAGCGCACGAGCCGGCGCCTCCGGATGTTGCGGCCCCACCTGCTCGTGCGCGGGCGCTGCGACCGGTGCTCCCGGTCCTGA
- a CDS encoding metal-sensitive transcriptional regulator: MGTREKDAILARLRTVEGHLRGIARMVENDAYCVDVIKQTKAVQRALDKANALLLERHLNHCVSAAIRSNDPRERERVIAELLVVFENGRQG; this comes from the coding sequence GTGGGCACGCGCGAGAAGGACGCCATCCTCGCGCGGCTGCGCACCGTCGAAGGGCATCTGCGCGGCATCGCCAGGATGGTGGAAAACGATGCGTACTGCGTCGATGTGATCAAGCAGACTAAGGCCGTGCAACGTGCGCTCGACAAGGCGAACGCGCTGCTGCTCGAACGACACCTGAACCACTGTGTTAGCGCGGCGATCCGCTCCAACGATCCGCGTGAGCGGGAACGCGTGATTGCTGAGCTGCTCGTCGTGTTCGAGAACGGCCGTCAAGGGTAG
- a CDS encoding OsmC family protein translates to MDATVRWTSALAFAATAGSGGTIALDATHEHGGGGPSPMEAVLVALGGCTGMDVVSVLEKMRAPLEGLEIRVSGERAEEHPRVFTRIALEYVFTGAGLRAEQVQRAVELSQNRYCSVSAMLRKAAVLTYTWRIAGAA, encoded by the coding sequence ATGGACGCAACCGTTCGCTGGACGAGCGCGCTGGCCTTCGCCGCCACAGCCGGGTCGGGCGGCACGATCGCGTTGGATGCGACGCACGAACACGGCGGCGGCGGTCCGTCGCCGATGGAAGCCGTCCTCGTGGCGCTCGGCGGCTGCACCGGCATGGACGTCGTGTCGGTCCTCGAGAAGATGCGCGCCCCGCTCGAGGGACTGGAGATCCGCGTATCCGGCGAACGGGCGGAGGAACACCCGCGCGTGTTTACCCGGATCGCCCTCGAGTACGTATTCACGGGCGCAGGGCTGAGGGCCGAACAGGTCCAACGCGCCGTCGAGCTCAGTCAGAACCGGTATTGTTCCGTATCCGCGATGCTCCGCAAGGCGGCGGTGCTCACCTACACGTGGCGAATCGCCGGCGCGGCCTAG
- a CDS encoding DUF5652 family protein → MTPLGGPWPALLHPLNQRLLALPPGLLVLFVVWTLIWKGIALWRSARAGQPAWFVVLLIVNTVGVLEIVYLVLFAPRRPPDPQHGAREGGGAPVA, encoded by the coding sequence ATGACGCCGCTCGGCGGGCCGTGGCCCGCGCTGCTCCATCCACTCAACCAGCGTCTCCTGGCGCTTCCGCCTGGTCTGCTCGTACTGTTTGTCGTGTGGACCCTGATCTGGAAAGGCATCGCGCTGTGGCGTTCCGCGCGCGCAGGACAGCCGGCGTGGTTCGTGGTGCTGCTGATCGTCAACACAGTCGGTGTTCTGGAGATCGTCTACCTCGTCTTGTTTGCACCCCGGCGGCCGCCCGACCCGCAGCACGGGGCCCGGGAGGGCGGGGGCGCGCCCGTCGCGTGA
- the fdhE gene encoding formate dehydrogenase accessory protein FdhE, with protein MGGAVEVEAPWAVRRSRTDALRARYPFAGEILTLYAALLDVQEPAYARALAARPSSPASYAVEHVLPAVVGVTMAHGPAHLARALRDRSPWPGAVRAVEAWLAGADQSPIDRYLARAAAGPVLEALTQSGRAYRGAGAPGDGPRDERHCPSCGGLPQVSYLAPPGDDLVGARRYLVCGRCATAWPYPRATCAACGERDGARLPVYAEEGTAEVETSGGVVRGLARRPEPVPAGGSAPRFPHVRVEACETCARYLLAIDLARDPRAVPVVDEMAAVPLDLYAQERGLSKIVPNLMGV; from the coding sequence ATGGGCGGTGCCGTGGAGGTCGAGGCACCGTGGGCGGTCCGCAGGAGCCGGACCGATGCACTGCGGGCGCGCTACCCGTTCGCGGGCGAGATCCTGACCCTCTACGCCGCGCTTCTGGACGTGCAGGAGCCCGCCTACGCGCGGGCGCTGGCCGCCCGTCCGTCGAGTCCGGCGTCCTACGCGGTCGAACACGTTCTTCCGGCCGTCGTCGGGGTCACCATGGCGCACGGCCCGGCGCACCTCGCCCGGGCGCTCCGGGATCGGTCCCCTTGGCCCGGCGCGGTGCGGGCGGTGGAGGCGTGGCTCGCGGGCGCCGACCAATCTCCGATTGACCGGTATCTTGCCCGGGCCGCCGCGGGCCCCGTCCTCGAGGCGCTGACCCAATCCGGGCGCGCGTACCGGGGCGCGGGAGCGCCCGGCGACGGCCCCAGGGACGAGCGTCACTGTCCGAGCTGCGGCGGGCTGCCGCAGGTCAGCTACCTCGCGCCTCCCGGGGACGATCTCGTGGGCGCGAGGCGGTACCTGGTGTGCGGACGGTGCGCGACGGCGTGGCCGTACCCGCGTGCGACCTGCGCGGCCTGCGGCGAGCGGGACGGCGCCCGGCTCCCGGTGTACGCGGAGGAGGGTACCGCGGAGGTAGAGACATCCGGCGGCGTCGTGCGCGGTCTCGCACGTCGTCCCGAGCCCGTCCCGGCGGGCGGCAGCGCACCGAGGTTTCCGCACGTCCGGGTGGAGGCATGCGAGACCTGCGCCCGGTATCTGCTCGCGATCGACCTCGCGCGCGATCCCCGGGCCGTCCCCGTCGTGGACGAGATGGCGGCGGTGCCGCTCGATTTGTACGCGCAAGAACGCGGCCTCTCCAAGATCGTGCCAAACCTGATGGGGGTATGA
- the fdnG gene encoding formate dehydrogenase-N subunit alpha yields MGTLTRRDFIKLTAAGTGSVALSALGFDLAHAQAVKQELRIAGAAEMHSVCPYCAVGCALIAYTRTAPDGTAQLLQIEGNPDSPITEGRLCPKGATAMQLATSVRRVDQPLYRASGATAWQKVTWDFVLDRVAGHIKESRDRTFVTEDAKGNVVNRCDGIAFAGGATFSNEEGYLATKLMRGLGVVFIEQQARVUHGPTVVSLAATFGRGAMTNHWRDIKNADLILINGANPAEAHPVGFQWFMRAKLDPTKGPGAGGGAKLIHTDPRFTRTSAVSDMHLRIRTGTDVAYFGGLINYIVQNSRYHADYVVHYTNASFIVKDGYSFQDGLFSGYQPGTRSYDRATWSYDTDAKGFAKRDLTLQDPRCVFQLLKQHYARYTPEVVSSITGIPQADFLRVAEMVAEMGRPDKVMTIVYAVGLTHHTTGTQLIRSGALLQLLLGNIGRPGGGMNAERGHANIQGNTDNAISWDILPGYLAVPMPGEKTVDDYVKVAAAKKLDPNSWNFFGTNYRKFMVSLLKMWYRDAATKDNDFAFSYLPKPGGNASWMSIYDQALRGKMEGVILSGMTATSIGPDTAQVLEALSKLKWLVVMDPFPTTSSEFWHGPGMDPSKIQTEVFMLPCTHWIEKDGSFTNSGRWVQWKDQVLPPQGQARHDHWVLADLFQRVKKLYQQHGGAFPDPIQHLTTTYKDPVRPELDELAQEMNGRDLVTGKRLATFAALKDDGTTVSGNWIYAGMYPESGNLTKRRDGVRNPAKNDPTGMGYYPNWAWSWPLNRRVLYNRASADRAGKPWDPNRPGIQWNGTKWVGDVPDYPPAMNPADPKAWLPFIMNGEGVGRLFSNALLDGPFPEHYEPVESPVDNPLHAATSASPVAFLYDKAAGRPDRFGTAAEYPYVATTYRLTEHEHYVTQQVPHLVQLQPEAFVEIPEGLATEKAIKNGDMVRISSKRGKVEARAVVTKRLGALQVAGKQIWQIGIPIHWGFVGISAELYPDKSQHWLANALTPFVGDANARTPEFKAFLVNLERM; encoded by the coding sequence ATGGGCACGCTGACGCGCCGCGACTTCATCAAACTTACGGCCGCAGGGACCGGGAGCGTTGCGCTTTCGGCGCTCGGGTTCGACCTCGCGCACGCGCAGGCGGTGAAGCAGGAGCTCCGCATCGCCGGCGCGGCGGAGATGCACTCGGTGTGTCCCTACTGCGCCGTCGGTTGCGCACTGATTGCGTACACGCGCACGGCTCCGGACGGGACCGCGCAGTTGCTCCAGATCGAGGGAAATCCGGACAGCCCCATCACGGAGGGCCGGCTCTGTCCCAAAGGCGCGACCGCGATGCAGCTCGCGACGTCAGTCCGCCGGGTGGATCAGCCGCTCTACCGGGCCTCAGGCGCCACCGCGTGGCAGAAGGTCACCTGGGACTTCGTGCTGGACCGGGTCGCCGGGCACATCAAGGAGTCTCGCGACCGAACGTTCGTGACCGAGGACGCGAAGGGGAACGTCGTCAACCGGTGCGATGGCATCGCCTTTGCCGGGGGCGCGACGTTCAGCAACGAAGAGGGGTACCTCGCGACCAAGCTCATGCGGGGGCTGGGGGTCGTCTTTATAGAACAGCAGGCCCGTGTTTGACACGGGCCCACGGTGGTCAGTTTGGCCGCCACGTTCGGAAGAGGGGCAATGACAAATCACTGGAGGGACATCAAGAACGCAGATCTGATCCTCATCAACGGCGCCAATCCCGCGGAAGCCCACCCCGTCGGCTTCCAGTGGTTCATGCGCGCGAAGCTCGATCCAACGAAGGGGCCGGGGGCAGGCGGCGGGGCGAAGCTCATCCACACCGATCCGCGGTTTACGCGCACGTCGGCGGTTTCCGACATGCACCTCCGGATCCGAACCGGGACCGACGTCGCCTACTTCGGCGGTCTCATTAACTACATCGTTCAAAATAGCCGCTATCACGCCGACTACGTCGTACACTACACGAACGCGTCGTTCATCGTGAAAGACGGCTACAGCTTCCAGGATGGGCTCTTCTCCGGCTACCAGCCCGGCACGCGGTCGTACGATCGCGCCACCTGGAGCTATGACACCGACGCGAAGGGGTTCGCCAAACGGGACCTGACCCTGCAGGACCCCCGGTGCGTATTCCAGCTGCTCAAGCAGCACTACGCCCGTTACACGCCCGAAGTGGTGTCGTCGATTACGGGAATCCCCCAGGCCGACTTCCTTCGGGTCGCCGAGATGGTGGCGGAGATGGGCCGGCCCGACAAGGTCATGACGATCGTGTACGCGGTCGGCCTGACGCACCACACGACCGGGACGCAGCTCATCCGGTCGGGCGCGCTGTTGCAGCTGCTCCTCGGCAACATCGGCCGACCGGGCGGGGGGATGAATGCCGAGCGGGGTCACGCGAACATCCAGGGCAACACCGACAACGCGATCTCCTGGGACATCCTGCCGGGGTACCTTGCGGTGCCGATGCCGGGCGAGAAGACCGTGGACGATTACGTGAAGGTGGCCGCGGCGAAGAAGCTCGATCCAAACTCGTGGAACTTCTTCGGGACCAACTACCGGAAGTTCATGGTGAGTTTGCTCAAGATGTGGTACCGCGACGCCGCGACGAAGGACAACGACTTCGCGTTCAGCTATCTTCCGAAGCCGGGCGGGAACGCGTCGTGGATGTCGATCTACGATCAGGCGCTCCGCGGCAAGATGGAGGGCGTGATTCTGTCCGGGATGACGGCGACCAGCATCGGGCCCGACACCGCGCAGGTTCTCGAGGCGCTGTCCAAGCTCAAGTGGCTGGTCGTGATGGATCCGTTTCCGACGACCAGCTCCGAGTTCTGGCACGGGCCCGGCATGGATCCGAGCAAGATTCAGACCGAGGTCTTCATGCTGCCCTGCACCCACTGGATCGAGAAGGACGGGTCGTTCACCAACAGCGGCCGGTGGGTCCAGTGGAAGGACCAAGTCCTTCCGCCGCAGGGGCAGGCGCGGCACGATCATTGGGTGCTGGCCGACCTCTTCCAGCGGGTCAAGAAGCTCTACCAGCAACACGGAGGGGCGTTCCCCGACCCGATTCAGCACCTGACGACGACCTACAAGGATCCCGTACGGCCCGAACTGGACGAGTTGGCGCAGGAGATGAACGGGAGAGACTTGGTCACCGGCAAGCGCCTTGCGACGTTTGCGGCGCTCAAGGACGACGGCACCACCGTGTCCGGCAACTGGATCTACGCTGGGATGTACCCCGAGTCGGGCAATCTCACGAAGCGCCGCGACGGGGTGCGCAATCCCGCGAAGAACGACCCGACGGGAATGGGGTACTACCCGAACTGGGCCTGGAGCTGGCCGCTCAACCGCCGCGTGCTCTACAATCGGGCGTCCGCCGATCGTGCGGGCAAGCCCTGGGACCCGAACCGGCCGGGCATTCAGTGGAACGGGACCAAGTGGGTGGGAGACGTGCCGGACTATCCGCCGGCGATGAACCCCGCGGACCCGAAAGCGTGGCTGCCGTTCATCATGAACGGCGAGGGCGTGGGGCGGCTCTTTAGCAACGCCTTACTGGACGGCCCGTTCCCGGAGCACTACGAGCCCGTCGAATCTCCGGTGGACAACCCGCTCCATGCGGCGACGTCGGCGTCGCCTGTTGCGTTTCTGTATGACAAGGCAGCCGGCCGCCCGGACCGGTTCGGGACCGCCGCGGAGTACCCTTACGTGGCCACGACGTACCGGCTGACCGAGCACGAGCACTATGTGACGCAGCAGGTGCCTCATCTCGTGCAGTTGCAGCCCGAGGCGTTTGTCGAGATCCCGGAGGGGCTGGCGACCGAAAAGGCGATCAAGAACGGCGACATGGTCCGCATCTCGTCCAAACGCGGGAAGGTGGAAGCGAGGGCGGTCGTCACCAAGCGCCTCGGGGCGCTCCAAGTCGCGGGCAAACAGATCTGGCAGATCGGGATTCCCATCCATTGGGGCTTCGTTGGCATTTCGGCAGAGCTGTATCCGGACAAGTCACAGCACTGGCTCGCGAATGCCCTGACGCCGTTCGTCGGCGACGCCAATGCGAGGACGCCGGAGTTCAAGGCGTTCCTCGTCAACCTGGAGAGGATGTGA
- a CDS encoding 4Fe-4S dicluster domain-containing protein — protein MAEPVGFFTDTSICIGCKACESACKEWNRLPGNPPKFLDSFDNTGSLDAQNWRHVQFYDRVPDETVVAGNGHAWLMMSDVCKHCKQASCLEVCPTGAIIRTEFDTVFIQQDICNGCRYCIAACPFGVIGFNENTGTVHKCTFCYDRLQAGMTPACAQACPTQSIQFGPLSEMQKRADARLATLHAQGETNAQLYGRDDAVYGGLNAFFLLMDKPETYGLPNANNATLPRRNNRGGYLGSLAAAALGVVAAVVAFRDRRMNELGGRRNGGADTQGRNA, from the coding sequence ATGGCTGAGCCCGTCGGATTCTTCACGGACACCAGCATCTGCATCGGGTGCAAGGCCTGCGAGTCGGCGTGCAAGGAGTGGAACCGGCTGCCCGGCAACCCGCCGAAGTTCTTGGACAGCTTCGACAACACCGGATCGCTCGACGCCCAGAACTGGCGCCACGTGCAGTTCTACGATCGCGTCCCCGACGAGACGGTCGTGGCCGGCAACGGTCACGCGTGGCTGATGATGTCGGACGTCTGCAAGCACTGCAAGCAGGCGAGCTGCCTGGAGGTCTGCCCGACGGGCGCGATCATCCGCACTGAGTTCGATACGGTATTCATCCAGCAGGACATCTGCAACGGGTGCCGGTACTGCATCGCGGCGTGCCCGTTCGGTGTCATCGGGTTCAACGAGAACACCGGGACCGTGCACAAGTGCACGTTCTGCTACGATCGGCTGCAGGCCGGGATGACGCCGGCCTGCGCTCAGGCTTGTCCGACGCAGTCGATTCAGTTCGGCCCGTTGTCCGAGATGCAGAAGCGCGCCGACGCCCGGCTGGCGACGCTCCATGCTCAGGGTGAGACGAACGCGCAGCTCTACGGACGTGACGACGCCGTGTACGGAGGGCTCAACGCGTTCTTCCTCTTGATGGACAAGCCCGAGACCTACGGGCTCCCAAACGCGAACAATGCGACGTTACCCCGTCGGAACAACCGCGGCGGGTACCTGGGCTCGCTCGCTGCGGCCGCGCTCGGCGTGGTCGCGGCCGTCGTCGCGTTCCGGGACCGTCGCATGAACGAGCTCGGCGGGCGCCGGAACGGCGGCGCGGACACGCAAGGGAGGAACGCGTGA